A part of Perognathus longimembris pacificus isolate PPM17 chromosome 16, ASM2315922v1, whole genome shotgun sequence genomic DNA contains:
- the Cplx1 gene encoding complexin-1 — protein MEFVMKQALGGATKDMGKMLGGDEEKDPDAAKKEEERQEALRQEEEERKAKYAKMEAEREVMRQGIRDKYGIKKKEEREAEAQAAMEANSEGSLTRPKKAIPPGCGDEPEEEDESILDTVIKYLPGPLQDMFKK, from the exons ATGGAGTTCGTAATGAAGCAAGCCCTAGGAG GGGCCACCAAGGACATGGGGAAGATGCTTGGAGGTGACGAAGAGAAGGACCCCGATGCtgccaagaaggaggaggagcggCAGGAagcactgaggcaggaggaagaggaacgcAAGGCCAAGTATGCCAAGATGGAGGCAGAGCGTGAGGTCATGCGACAGGGTATCCGAGACAAG TATGGCATCAAGAAGAAGGAGGAGCGAGAGGCTGAGGCCCAGGCAGCCATGGAAGCCAACTCAGAGGGCAGTCTGACGAGACCCAAGAAGGCCATCCCACCGGGCTGCGGGGatgagcctgaggaggaggatgagagcATCCTAGACACCGTCATCAAGTACCTGCCTGGGCCGCTGCAGGACATGTTCAAGAAGTAA